The sequence below is a genomic window from Halomonas halophila.
CGTGGGCGCGCCGCCGGTCGTGCCGGCAGCGTCCCGGCTGTTGCCGCCCGGTGGCGTCGGATCGACGTCGGCGAAGGCGGCGGGGGCTTGCCCCTCGGGCGCCTGCAGCGAAACGCTCTCGGGCGGATAGCAGAGGCCGGCATCGGCACAGCCCTGGAAGCCGAACGTCAGGTCGAGCGGGCCCTCGGCGTTGCCGCCGGCGCGCTCGATGGGCACCGTGAAGGTGACCCGATCGTAAAAGACGCGCACGTCGCCGAGGAATTCATCGGTCTTGGCCGTGCCGGCCGGCAGGCGAGGCTCGCCGAGGCTGACGCCCGGGGTTGCGCTGTCGACACTGAATCGATGGCGATAGAGATAGTAGCCGTCGGCGTTCTCGACGCCGATCGTCAGCGTCTCGCCGTCGTGCCAGGCGCTGGGCTGGAAGGCCTCCTCGACGGGCAGGAAGTCGCCGTCGCTGCCGCCGTCGTCGTCGAACCACTGTGCCTGGGCGATGAGCGGGATCCATAACAGCAGAAGCAGGCTTATCAAGCGGCGGGCGTGCGGCACGGGGTGGTCCTTGAGCGTGAGTGAGCGTCATCGATGGCGCCGCCGCGAAGACGGCGGCGGGTTTGTGACCCGTGGTGGGGCATGGGGTTCCACGGCGTCGGCCGCTATGCTCTGATGCGGGAAGCAGCGGTGCCGGTTCGGCATCGGCGTTAGCATATCGTAGCGGCTGGGTAGCTGTGGATGCGCCTTGCCGTCGCAGCTCGGCGGATTCCGAGCCCACATCGTCAGGGAAATCCTATCATGGCATCGAAGCGACGGGCGGCCGAACGGCGTCGCCGCAGTAAAGAGACGCTGGAGCGTCCGCAATACGGTTGGATCTGGAAGCCGCTGCTGGTGGTGCTGGTGATCGCGCTGGTCGTGACGCTGGGGTTGGGCGTCTGGTGGAGCCGCACGCCGGCGTTGGAGCCGGTGTCGGATGACGCCGTCGCCGCCTCCGACACGGCGCCGGGCATGGCCGTCGTGGGTGGCCTGTCGGGCCTGGTGGGGACGCTGCTCGACAAGCCGGGCGGCTATCTGCGCAACGACCTGGCCCCGCCTGGGGTATGGCTCGACAACATGCCCGCCTGGGAGCTCGGTGTGCTCGGCCAGGCGCGCTGGATGAGCCAGTCGCTGCCGACCATCGCCGGCAGCGACGCCGCGGCGCTGGATGCCGCGCGCACGGCGCTGGAGGGCGATGCCGACGACTGGTTCTATCCCTCCACCGAGCGTCGACTCGAGCAGGCCCGCGCCGCCCTCGACGGCTATCGCCAGACGCTTGGCGGCGGTCAGGCCGCCTTCGCTGCCGATGGCCAGGGGATTGCGGCCTGGTTGAACGGCGTGTCCCGGGGGCTCGACGACATGGGACGTCGCCTCTCGGCCAGCGTCGGCAGTCCCGAAGCCCTGGCCGGGCTGGACCTCGACACCGAGGGGCTGCCCACGGAGACGCCGTGGTACCGGCTCGACAACGTCTTCTTCGAGGCCCGCGGCCAGGCCTGGGCCCTTCATCGTCTGCTCGTGGCGATGCACCGCGACCAGGCCGAGCGAATCGAGGCCGCCGGGCTGACGATGCGCTGGGAGGCCCTGCTGGCCGAACTCGAGCTGAGCCAGCGACGGCTGTGGAGCCCGGTGATCCTCAACGGCTCGGGTTTCGGGCTGTTCGCCAATCATTCGCTGGTGATGGCGCATCATGTGCTGCGTGCCCGGGACCTGAGCCGCGAGCTCGCCGAGGGGGTGGCGACGCAGTTTGATGCCCTCGAGGTGCCGGCGGCCGATGACGACGCTCGGCAGGAGAGCGGCGCGGAGACCGTCGCCGAAGAGAACGAGACGGCGCG
It includes:
- a CDS encoding DUF2333 family protein; this translates as MASKRRAAERRRRSKETLERPQYGWIWKPLLVVLVIALVVTLGLGVWWSRTPALEPVSDDAVAASDTAPGMAVVGGLSGLVGTLLDKPGGYLRNDLAPPGVWLDNMPAWELGVLGQARWMSQSLPTIAGSDAAALDAARTALEGDADDWFYPSTERRLEQARAALDGYRQTLGGGQAAFAADGQGIAAWLNGVSRGLDDMGRRLSASVGSPEALAGLDLDTEGLPTETPWYRLDNVFFEARGQAWALHRLLVAMHRDQAERIEAAGLTMRWEALLAELELSQRRLWSPVILNGSGFGLFANHSLVMAHHVLRARDLSRELAEGVATQFDALEVPAADDDARQESGAETVAEENETAREVAAEPEASEGGVKAPRDAANGDGDVTAEEVGGEEAVAE